The following are encoded together in the Acidobacteriota bacterium genome:
- a CDS encoding LysR family transcriptional regulator, producing MDLAELEVFLTVAAERSFSRAAERLHRTQPAISQAIRRLEAELDERLFDRSSKGGRLTEAGELLLDYAQRLTTLRGEAEQAVRELQELRRGRVSIGANEGAVHILLPVVEHFRAEHPHAHVEVRRVSARRITEQVLNRTLDFGVLTFEPRERGLQSLSLGEDELVMLMPPSHPLAGRKRITMAEFGRQTVIAHNEASPARERVLSLYEQRHTDINIQIGLPSLDGIKRAVEMGLGVALLPARCAREEIARGQLAAASVPELRLPRQVRLVYRRSGEQTHAATKFLAAARAAGLGRRRAVGSE from the coding sequence ATGGATCTCGCGGAACTCGAAGTCTTCCTGACCGTCGCCGCCGAGCGGAGTTTTTCCCGCGCGGCGGAGCGGCTGCACCGGACCCAGCCCGCGATCAGCCAGGCCATCCGCCGCCTCGAGGCGGAGCTGGACGAGCGGCTGTTCGACCGGTCGTCCAAGGGCGGGCGACTGACCGAAGCGGGGGAGTTGCTGCTCGACTATGCGCAGCGCCTCACCACGCTCAGGGGCGAGGCGGAGCAGGCGGTCCGCGAACTGCAGGAGCTGCGCCGCGGCCGGGTGTCCATCGGCGCCAACGAGGGAGCGGTCCACATCCTGCTGCCGGTGGTCGAGCACTTCCGCGCCGAACATCCGCACGCCCACGTGGAAGTGCGGCGCGTCTCGGCGCGGCGCATCACGGAACAGGTGCTGAACCGGACGCTCGACTTCGGCGTCCTGACCTTCGAGCCGCGGGAACGGGGCCTGCAATCGCTGTCGCTCGGCGAGGACGAGCTGGTCATGCTGATGCCGCCGTCGCACCCGCTCGCCGGGCGGAAGCGGATCACGATGGCGGAGTTCGGCCGCCAGACGGTCATCGCGCACAACGAAGCGTCCCCGGCCCGGGAGCGCGTGCTCAGCCTCTACGAGCAGCGGCACACGGACATCAACATCCAGATCGGCCTTCCGAGCCTCGACGGGATCAAACGGGCGGTCGAGATGGGGCTGGGTGTCGCCTTGCTGCCGGCCCGGTGCGCGCGGGAGGAAATCGCGAGGGGCCAGTTGGCCGCCGCCAGTGTGCCGGAACTGCGCCTGCCGCGCCAGGTCCGCCTCGTCTACCGCCGCTCCGGCGAGCAGACGCACGCCGCTACGAAGTTCCTCGCGGCCGCGCGGGCTGCCGGCCTCGGCCGGCGGCGGGCGGTCGGCTCGGAGTAA